Below is a window of Brachyspira pilosicoli DNA.
AGAATATGATGTCTGAGTCTATTATATTTATTGAAAATGCTGCCAATATAATATCAAAAACAGCTTCTAATGTTGAAGAGGTTTATCATTCCAGTGAAAAAATTAAGGATATTACTAAGATAATTGAGGATATTGCTTTTCAAACTAATATACTTGCTCTTAATGCTTCTGTTGAGGCGGCACGTGCAGGAGATCAGGGTAAGGGTTTTGCCGTTGTTGCTTCTGAAGTAAGAAACCTTGCTCAAACTACTCAGGCTTCTGTAAAAGATATTACTGATTTAGTAGATAATACCACACAAAAAGTTGCTGTGGCTACAGAAACAGCTAAAGAATCCCAAAAGATATTTATTGATTTACAGAAAAAAGTATCTGAAACTTCTGAGCTTATGGAAACTATTACATCTAATGCTTTAGAACAGGAATCTGGTACTAATCAAATAAGTATAGAGGTAAATAATATGGAAAGCGCTACTGCGCAAAATGCAGCATTGGCTGAAAATTCAAATGAAATATCAAAGAGTTTAGTTGAAAAGGCTAGATCATTAGAAGAAAGCATTAAGTTTTTTAATATTATAAAATAGTAAATTACATAATAATTAAAGCTGCTTAACTTTAATATGATGTTGAGCGGCTTTTTTTATTAATTTTGAAATTTGTTTTAAAACAGTAAATATTTGTATTGTTTTAATTTTATTATTTGTATAAGTTTTATTCAACTTTTTCCCGTAGCTAAGCATATAAAGATACTTCCTTTAGTTGTCTTGAAGGACTCTGTCAAGGTTTTACCCTTCGTGTACGCTTCGCAGTAGGCTATCCTCCAAAATATAAAAACAGAAATTGATAAATTTAAAATTTTTTAGTGTTTATAAAATAAATAAAATTAATGAACTTTCTCTTTTACAATACCGTTTCTATAAGCATTGAGTAATTCTTCTAAATCGTTTATTCGTTTATTTAATTCAATGCCTATATCAGTTTCGCCAACTGTAATTCTGTTTACAAATCTATCTACTATAGTGGTTTTTGGAGATATTCTAAAACCAGACTCTACTACTTCAGCAAAAGGTCTATGCTCTGCTATAATCATATCATTAGAGTTCGATATTAAAGTGTATCCTCCTATGCCTGTGCTTTTATGATAAGCCTTAGAAAGACCTCCGTCTATAACCAAAAGTATGCCTCCGCCTTTTATTGGGCTTTCTCCTTTATGAGTCTTTACTGGTACATGTCCATTAACTATATGAGATTTATGTGTATCCAAATCAAACTCTTTTAATATACTCTCGCAATAATCTTTTTTATCTATATGATAATAATATGAATTATAACTTTCTTTATGAGTTTCTTTATCTTCTATAAAATATCTTTCAAAAGTTGTCATTTTATTTTTGCCGAATAATGGAGATTTTGGCCCGCACCATAAATACCAGCAATAATCCAAAGCATTAAGCTGTTCTTCGCTTCCAACTTCGCAGTAAAATGCCTTACGCACCTTATCTTCAACTTGCTGTAAATATCTTTTCCCAGATAAATATTGACCGTCTATATATACATCATCAAAACTGCCGTCTTCTTTTGTGGGTATGCATCCATGATAAAGAAGATTTCCATTAAATATTTTATATATTCCGCCTTTAGCATAAATATAATTAGTATGCTTTTGAAGCGTTGGGCTATTAATAAAAGAAAAAGCTAAACTCTGTATTAAAGTGTTTTCTCCTTCTGTAAGCTCAAATGGTTTTTTAGGATTTATTGTTGGGAAGTTTTTATCTTTAAGCTTATAGATTTTACCGTCAATATTAATAGTGCCTTTTTTATAATCAATCTTATCTAAAAGTATTCGTTCGTCCATAGCATAATTTGGGTGTCTTTTTATAAGCTGACATTCTAACTTAAATTGTATTATTGAAATTGCCTTATGCATCTTTGAAGCTAAATCTTTATCAACTTCATCATATATATTTTTATCTAAAGTATTAGGCTTAAACACTTCGCAAGGGTCATCTTTGTAAACCTCATTAGCAAATGATGATAAAGCCCTTAAATTAATTCCATAACTATATTCAAGTAAATCAAAATTATTATACCTCACGGCTAAACGAACAGCATTAGCAACACAAATTAAACTCCCCTTAGCAGCTCCAAGCCAATGTATATCATGATTTCCCCAAGCCATATCAACTTCATTAAAGTTCATTATACTCTCTATTACTTTATCTGGGTGAGGTCCTCTGTCATAAATGTCGCCTACAATATGAAGCCTGTCTATACTGCATTTTCTTATTAAAGCACATAATGCTATAATAAACTTTTCTGATGCAGATACATCTATTATAGAGTCTATTATAGAAAAATAATAATTTTCTTTATTATCTTCAACAGATGTTTGTAAAAGCTCATCAAGTATATAAGCAAAGTTTTGAGGCATCTTCTTTCTAATCTTTGACCTTGTATATTTGCTTGTAACAAGTTTGCATATTCTAATGAGCCTATATATAGTTATTCTGCACCAATCATTAAAGTCTTCCATTGCAGATTTTTTATTAATCATATTCTTTGTATCTACTATAAGTATTTGAAGTTCTATTCTCTCATTTTCTGTTAAAGTATTTCTGAATAATGTTTCTATTTTTTCTTTTATCACTCCAGATGAAGTGCCTATTAAATATTCAAAACCTTCAAATTCCCCATGTATGTCGCTTAAAAAATATTCTGTACCCTTTGGTAGTTTGCATATTGCTTTTAAGTTAATAATTTCAACAGAAGCATCGTCTATAGTTGGGTATTTTTGAGATAATAATTCTAAATAATCCTTATCTTTCATAATAAAAAATCTCCAAAATATTATTTAAAACACAAAAATATATATGAAAATATGTTTTTATTGTAGAATAACTCCGATATAGTATAAGTATATACAAAAAATAATATTAATCTATTATAATAAAAATATAATAGTAAATTTGATTAATTTTTTATATAATAGGGATATAAGTTAAATATAGTAAAGAGTAATTTTTATGACAGAAACTAAAAATATTAAAATATTCCATTCTATAAGGGGCGTTTCTCAAAATTTTGGAGAGATTCCGCAAATTGATTTGGAAATAGATTTGGATAAAGAATATAATATATATAAAAATAATGATAATGTTATAAAAAAACTAAAAAATATTATAATATCAAAATTAGAAGAGTCAAATATTACAAAACAAGATAAAATAATACTTTATGCAATAGCACCAAATAGCATACTAGTGTCTATAGCATATATATTAGAAAAATATAAATATAATTTTGATTTTTTACCAAAACCTAAAGATTCTCTTATATGGGGTTATAGAGATATTGATATTAGTGATCCTGAATTAACTAATTTTATAGATAGTAAATCAACCCAATTAAGAATATCGAATATAAATCAGCCAATAGGCATAATATTATCCGGCAGATCTAATATAGATAATATAGAAGAAGTTTATAAAGATAATGAAAACCTAATTATAAATAAGGGTTTCGATTATTCATACACAAATATTATTACAATCACCCATGAAATAAGATTACAAGAAAACTCTGATAAAAGTTTAGTAAATAAAAAATGCTATGACATATTTGTAAGTGAAATAAACTCTATTTTTAATGATATAGTTTCATACGAAAATATTAAAGAAGTTCATATATTAAGTTCTATACCTGCGAATGGGCTTTTATATTTAGGGAAAAAAATGGCTAGTTATAAAAATAATCATCTAACATTTTATATTTATAATTATAGCAGCCATAATAATAGATATGAATTAGGGGCAATATTAAATAGTAATTTGATTGATGAATATTAATTATATTTTTACTACAAGGTCATTTATTATTTTTATAATTAATAAAAGCTATATTAGCCATAATTATTATTTTAGAGCAAATAAAGAAAAATTAAAGTTAGACAAAGAGCAGTATAATAATATTAGAATATCTAATTTCAACAGTTTTCTTATTTTCGCAATTTTTACAATTTATAAAAAATTACAAAAATTGTAATATAAACTAATCAATACTATTAGCTATAACTCTAATATTTTCTCCATAACTCCATTTAGTATTACTGCAGTCATAATTAGTGAAAGATAAATCAGGCGCAATAAAAGTTTTTATTCCAAATAATGCAAATGGTATAATATTTTTTAAATTAGGCATGCATCCTTTTAGTATAAATGATTTTAAATAAATATTATCTTTATTCACATTATAATTACTATATTTTATATCTATTATATTAAATTTAGTATTTTTTAATAAAATACTTAAGTTACTTGGGCTAAAATTAACGGTATGCTCAGTAGTCAAATAATCAATTAATACATCTTTGCTAACTTCGTCAATCATTGGAGAATTAGGAACTTCTATATAAAGAACCCCATTAGAATTAAGCATAGATTTAATTTTTAATAATATATCCTTAGGTTTTATAAAATGTTCTAAAATATGAGAGAGTATTATAACATCGTATTTTTCATTATCTGTTAAAAAATTTGATTTCAATTTTATATCATATTTATTTTGAGCATATTCTCTGGCATAATCATTAAGCTCATATCCATAAACACTAAACCCATTATCTTTAAATATTTTTAATAAAAGACCATCAAAAGCACCTATTTCACATATTTTTATATTATGTTTATTTTTTATATCTTTAAATAAAGAATTAATAAATTTAAATTGTGATAAACTTCTTGAATAACGTATTTTAAACTTAGCATACTCAAATATTTTATTTTTTATTTTGTTTTTTCCATTATGGTATAACCAATATTTATGGTATTCATTTTTATATAAATTATTCATTTCATCTTCAGTAGGATATTCTATATAATATAATTTGCAATTATTACATTGATAAACTTTTTTATCATTCTGCCATATATTTTTTATAATACCTATTTCAGTATAATTATTACTACCGCAAATACCGCATACCATATAAATATGCTCCATTATTCAAAAGAAAGCTCAATGCCGCATTTAGGACACTTAGTCATATCTTCAGTAATGCTAGAGCCGCAGTTAGGACATTCATAAACTTCTATTTCCTCAACAACCTCTTCAGCTATTCCTTCATAATTTTCATCAGTCTCTTCTACAACACTTACAACTTCTTTAAGCACATTTATTATATTATTAACAGTTTCTTCATCGAGATTAGTTTTTTCTATAATATCTTTAGCATTCATTCCATAAAGCTCTTCTATAGAATTAATACCTCCATCAATAAGAGTTTTTATAACATCTTTATCTATATCAGTTAATGAATATAAGTTGCTTACCACCGCCTCTTGAGTATCTTCAGTATTAGTTATAACCTCTTCATTTTCTGCATTTTCTTCAACATTTTCAGCAAATATTTGATTCAAAGGAACTATATCTTTTAATAGTTCAGGATTTTCTTTAATATCAGTTTCTGTTTTAAGGTCAAAAGTATAACCAGTAAGCTGAGAAGCCAATCTTACATTATATCCGCTTCTTCCCAAAGCAAGAGATAATTGATCATCAGGTATAATAATCATAGCTTCTTTTTTGTCAGGGTCTGTAATAATTATTCTGGTAGGTTTAGCAGGAGCAATGGCCTCTGAAATATACTCTCTAATGTCTTTAGACCATTTTACAACATCAATCTTCTCGCCTTCAATTTCTTTTATAATAGCTTGTATCCTCATACCCTTCTGTCCAATACAAGCTCCTATTGGATCAACTTCAGGCTTATTTGATACTACTGCTATTTTTATTTTTAATCCAGGCTGTCTTACAACATTCTTTATCTCTATAGTGCCGTCAGCAATCTCTGGAATCTCTAATTCGAATA
It encodes the following:
- the nusA gene encoding transcription termination factor NusA, producing the protein MFENVGTYLQMLSEEKDISIDLLKEVVESVMILALKKKYGDNVNFHINFDNNNNPTVYRGVNVVEEVKDDRKEISLEEAKKLDSDINLGDEVLILVDHVGDFGRIESTAAKTTFFQKISELEKNIIYNEFKRRENQLVNGYFQRENRGNIYVNLGKTEGVLLKKDLSPREHYAAGDRIRAYIYKVENDRSGHPTIYLTRTKADFIKKLFELEIPEIADGTIEIKNVVRQPGLKIKIAVVSNKPEVDPIGACIGQKGMRIQAIIKEIEGEKIDVVKWSKDIREYISEAIAPAKPTRIIITDPDKKEAMIIIPDDQLSLALGRSGYNVRLASQLTGYTFDLKTETDIKENPELLKDIVPLNQIFAENVEENAENEEVITNTEDTQEAVVSNLYSLTDIDKDVIKTLIDGGINSIEELYGMNAKDIIEKTNLDEETVNNIINVLKEVVSVVEETDENYEGIAEEVVEEIEVYECPNCGSSITEDMTKCPKCGIELSFE
- a CDS encoding class I SAM-dependent methyltransferase, yielding MVCGICGSNNYTEIGIIKNIWQNDKKVYQCNNCKLYYIEYPTEDEMNNLYKNEYHKYWLYHNGKNKIKNKIFEYAKFKIRYSRSLSQFKFINSLFKDIKNKHNIKICEIGAFDGLLLKIFKDNGFSVYGYELNDYAREYAQNKYDIKLKSNFLTDNEKYDVIILSHILEHFIKPKDILLKIKSMLNSNGVLYIEVPNSPMIDEVSKDVLIDYLTTEHTVNFSPSNLSILLKNTKFNIIDIKYSNYNVNKDNIYLKSFILKGCMPNLKNIIPFALFGIKTFIAPDLSFTNYDCSNTKWSYGENIRVIANSID
- a CDS encoding fructose-1,6-bisphosphatase, which translates into the protein MKDKDYLELLSQKYPTIDDASVEIINLKAICKLPKGTEYFLSDIHGEFEGFEYLIGTSSGVIKEKIETLFRNTLTENERIELQILIVDTKNMINKKSAMEDFNDWCRITIYRLIRICKLVTSKYTRSKIRKKMPQNFAYILDELLQTSVEDNKENYYFSIIDSIIDVSASEKFIIALCALIRKCSIDRLHIVGDIYDRGPHPDKVIESIMNFNEVDMAWGNHDIHWLGAAKGSLICVANAVRLAVRYNNFDLLEYSYGINLRALSSFANEVYKDDPCEVFKPNTLDKNIYDEVDKDLASKMHKAISIIQFKLECQLIKRHPNYAMDERILLDKIDYKKGTINIDGKIYKLKDKNFPTINPKKPFELTEGENTLIQSLAFSFINSPTLQKHTNYIYAKGGIYKIFNGNLLYHGCIPTKEDGSFDDVYIDGQYLSGKRYLQQVEDKVRKAFYCEVGSEEQLNALDYCWYLWCGPKSPLFGKNKMTTFERYFIEDKETHKESYNSYYYHIDKKDYCESILKEFDLDTHKSHIVNGHVPVKTHKGESPIKGGGILLVIDGGLSKAYHKSTGIGGYTLISNSNDMIIAEHRPFAEVVESGFRISPKTTIVDRFVNRITVGETDIGIELNKRINDLEELLNAYRNGIVKEKVH
- a CDS encoding SAVED domain-containing protein, which codes for MTETKNIKIFHSIRGVSQNFGEIPQIDLEIDLDKEYNIYKNNDNVIKKLKNIIISKLEESNITKQDKIILYAIAPNSILVSIAYILEKYKYNFDFLPKPKDSLIWGYRDIDISDPELTNFIDSKSTQLRISNINQPIGIILSGRSNIDNIEEVYKDNENLIINKGFDYSYTNIITITHEIRLQENSDKSLVNKKCYDIFVSEINSIFNDIVSYENIKEVHILSSIPANGLLYLGKKMASYKNNHLTFYIYNYSSHNNRYELGAILNSNLIDEY